The Myxococcus fulvus genome has a window encoding:
- a CDS encoding glycosyltransferase family 4 protein, with the protein MSDLPRLLLCSFDVIPGPSGSSRRLTEYLKALPDRFSVVVLSAKTPDHSHIEKYQGARLLRVPVGSGDLASRIQAFERAVRRQLESEDYALAHFTDPFGGYALCELKGDYGYRLIYEAQTFPSQELRYTHPQTEGDRRFLSKVRRQELFCLMNADRIITGSETTRSYIQSLGASEELIRVVRAPVDLGPFSPDVLGAPDGEPLRLMYLGSHVGWQGLPTLLRAVALAAKQVEVRLTLVGAQHPDWQPHLDELVKELGLKDQVEFQPPVHHDDVAKVLALADVGVLALDDVERNRLQGGPLAKVSEYCAAGRPIIAADLPVCRELIPADAAVFFPVGDSQAMADRIVELARDVPRRIELGQRAREHAESALDAGVIRGQLLDIYDSLLDKRSVPVSGRSEDDLPAATMVTGTPTSRLASLLPPDSGRIKVPQPAKREPVEEKPAEPPSEAAAEEPPVVMGMVLEDGFDTRLIKTEPDARPIEPPVVMGLPLRERAAQTSSPSASSSTSVPTTSEPTPVTAQGIPPDPTPVTPRRTTEPEEPEQDAPEASPRREDAHEEGAAEERLSKVPPHGTPRLGDEPPAPTPVESQSARFPDESREEMGAKEVRDERAEEPSSPTPVVRAPAPLPMDEPPSPTPIIRMPASLRDDRGALARDGGSYSNGRHSTREEPPSPTPIIKAPAPLPFDEPPAPTPIVKAPAPLPRDEPPSPTPIVRSPLASRAEDDAPAPTPIIPARSVLASRSTSARVETPSRRMAPLTSQTKGAPDGDRGSTRADSERPSVRGAPVPDPERPAGRTGASADSEPPSVRGTPLPDAERPNGRTGADSERPSVRGTPAPEPERPSGRASADPERPSVRGTPVPEPERPSGRTSADSERPSVRGAPVPEPERPSTRGTPAPEPERPSGRTASITDERPSTRGTPVPEPERPSGRASADSDRPSVRGTPVPEPERPSGRTPTVPEPERASVRIPNPDSERPSVRSPLPELAARGHTTDPERNTPRPSGIVEPERPRTGETDRLPPLVRPSPPPDLSRSGSRGSALDPDRPPPILTPGAGTPSVGKSSLLGDLPPPDTDRAPPPPPPRATSAPPPVPRQRPPRLLSIDGPPRLEPIDTSASRPGLPAIRSPESEDEPEEISEDEAHAIEDGEEAGPTPPHSRPRLDDEPDEISSDEVEDAEVSASSAAQLVEDEDDLQEADADPIPDENEGPPPEPLSSTLNPWFAQLAHGYCPPEGTQFARHTPPTTFPGRDDDADPSRTPSAPRAPGVVRGKGS; encoded by the coding sequence TTGAGCGACCTGCCCAGACTGCTCCTGTGCAGCTTCGACGTCATCCCCGGCCCATCCGGCTCGTCACGCCGTTTGACCGAGTACCTCAAGGCGTTGCCCGACCGCTTCTCTGTGGTGGTGCTATCGGCGAAGACGCCTGACCACTCCCATATCGAGAAATACCAGGGCGCTCGGCTGCTGCGCGTGCCGGTAGGCTCGGGGGACCTCGCCTCGCGAATCCAGGCCTTCGAGCGGGCCGTCCGGCGCCAGCTCGAGAGCGAGGACTACGCGCTCGCCCACTTCACGGACCCCTTCGGGGGTTACGCGTTGTGCGAGCTCAAGGGGGACTACGGCTACCGCCTCATCTATGAGGCGCAGACCTTCCCGTCCCAGGAGCTGCGCTACACGCACCCGCAGACGGAGGGCGACCGGCGCTTCCTGTCGAAGGTCCGCAGGCAGGAGCTGTTCTGCCTGATGAACGCGGACCGCATCATCACCGGCTCCGAGACGACGCGCTCGTACATCCAGTCCCTCGGCGCGAGCGAGGAGCTCATCCGTGTCGTGCGAGCCCCCGTGGACCTGGGGCCCTTCTCGCCCGACGTGCTGGGCGCTCCGGACGGGGAGCCGCTGCGGCTGATGTACCTGGGCAGTCACGTGGGCTGGCAGGGGCTGCCCACGCTGCTGCGCGCCGTGGCGCTGGCGGCGAAGCAGGTGGAGGTGCGGCTGACGCTCGTGGGCGCGCAGCACCCGGACTGGCAGCCGCACCTGGACGAACTGGTGAAGGAGCTCGGCCTGAAGGACCAGGTGGAGTTCCAGCCTCCGGTGCACCACGACGACGTGGCGAAGGTGCTGGCGCTGGCGGACGTGGGCGTGCTGGCGCTCGACGACGTGGAGCGCAACCGGCTGCAGGGCGGACCGCTGGCGAAGGTGTCCGAGTATTGCGCCGCGGGCCGGCCCATCATCGCCGCCGACCTGCCGGTATGCCGAGAGCTCATCCCGGCGGACGCGGCGGTGTTCTTCCCCGTCGGCGACAGCCAGGCGATGGCCGACCGCATCGTCGAGCTGGCGCGCGACGTCCCGCGGCGAATCGAGCTGGGGCAGCGGGCGCGGGAGCACGCCGAGTCGGCGCTCGACGCGGGTGTCATCCGCGGTCAGTTGCTGGATATCTACGACTCGCTGTTGGACAAGCGCTCGGTCCCCGTGTCGGGCCGGAGCGAGGATGACCTGCCCGCGGCGACGATGGTGACGGGCACGCCGACCAGTCGGCTCGCGTCGCTGCTGCCGCCCGACAGCGGGCGCATCAAGGTTCCGCAGCCGGCGAAGCGAGAGCCCGTCGAGGAGAAGCCCGCCGAGCCCCCGTCCGAGGCGGCCGCCGAGGAGCCCCCCGTGGTGATGGGGATGGTGCTCGAGGATGGGTTCGATACGCGGCTCATCAAGACGGAGCCGGACGCGCGGCCCATCGAGCCTCCCGTCGTCATGGGGCTGCCGCTGCGTGAGCGCGCCGCGCAGACGTCGAGTCCGAGCGCCTCTTCGTCGACCTCGGTCCCGACGACTTCCGAGCCCACGCCGGTGACCGCGCAGGGGATCCCTCCGGATCCGACGCCGGTCACGCCCCGTCGCACGACGGAGCCCGAGGAGCCGGAGCAGGACGCACCTGAAGCATCACCTCGTCGAGAGGATGCGCACGAGGAGGGCGCGGCAGAAGAGCGGCTCTCGAAGGTCCCGCCGCATGGGACGCCCCGGCTTGGGGATGAGCCACCGGCGCCGACGCCCGTGGAGTCGCAATCGGCGAGGTTCCCGGACGAGTCGCGCGAGGAGATGGGCGCGAAGGAGGTCCGGGACGAACGCGCCGAGGAACCTTCTTCGCCAACGCCCGTGGTCCGCGCGCCCGCTCCGCTTCCGATGGATGAGCCGCCGTCCCCCACGCCCATCATCCGCATGCCGGCCTCCCTGAGGGATGACCGGGGCGCGCTGGCACGGGACGGAGGGTCCTATTCCAACGGTCGCCATTCGACGCGAGAGGAGCCGCCTTCACCGACGCCCATCATCAAGGCGCCCGCGCCATTGCCGTTCGACGAGCCGCCCGCGCCCACGCCCATCGTCAAGGCGCCCGCGCCGCTGCCGAGGGATGAGCCGCCTTCGCCCACGCCCATCGTGCGCAGCCCCCTCGCATCGCGAGCGGAGGACGACGCACCGGCACCGACTCCGATCATCCCCGCGCGCTCGGTGCTCGCGAGTCGGAGCACGTCCGCACGGGTCGAGACACCGTCGCGTCGGATGGCGCCCCTCACGTCGCAGACGAAGGGCGCACCGGATGGGGACCGAGGATCGACGCGAGCCGACTCGGAGCGTCCGTCGGTTCGTGGGGCACCCGTACCGGATCCGGAGCGTCCCGCAGGGCGCACGGGGGCGTCAGCGGACTCCGAGCCACCCTCGGTTCGCGGCACACCCCTCCCCGACGCGGAGCGCCCCAACGGGCGCACGGGTGCGGATTCCGAACGTCCCTCTGTCCGAGGCACGCCCGCGCCCGAACCCGAGCGCCCCAGCGGACGCGCGAGCGCGGACCCTGAACGCCCCTCCGTGAGAGGCACCCCCGTCCCCGAGCCAGAGCGCCCCTCCGGACGTACGAGCGCGGACTCGGAACGCCCATCGGTCCGAGGTGCGCCTGTCCCTGAACCGGAGCGGCCCTCGACGCGAGGCACGCCCGCGCCCGAACCCGAGCGTCCCTCCGGGCGCACAGCCTCCATCACGGATGAGCGGCCCTCGACGCGAGGCACTCCTGTCCCCGAACCCGAGCGCCCCAGCGGACGCGCGAGCGCGGACTCCGATCGCCCCTCCGTCCGAGGAACCCCCGTCCCCGAACCGGAACGCCCCTCCGGGCGCACCCCCACAGTCCCCGAGCCCGAACGGGCCTCCGTGCGCATCCCGAATCCCGACTCGGAGCGGCCTTCGGTCCGAAGCCCCCTGCCAGAGCTGGCCGCTCGCGGCCACACCACCGACCCGGAGCGCAACACCCCGCGCCCCTCCGGCATCGTCGAACCGGAGCGTCCCCGCACGGGTGAGACGGATCGCCTCCCGCCCCTCGTCCGTCCCAGCCCGCCCCCCGACCTCTCGCGCAGCGGATCACGCGGCAGCGCGCTCGACCCGGATCGCCCCCCGCCCATCCTCACCCCGGGAGCCGGCACTCCTTCCGTCGGAAAGTCCTCCCTGCTGGGCGACCTCCCGCCTCCCGACACCGACCGAGCCCCCCCCCCCCCCCCCCCTCGCGCCACCAGCGCCCCGCCGCCCGTTCCCCGGCAGCGGCCGCCGCGCCTCTTGTCCATCGACGGGCCCCCTCGACTGGAGCCCATCGACACGTCCGCGTCCCGCCCCGGTCTGCCCGCCATCAGGTCCCCCGAATCCGAGGACGAACCGGAGGAGATCTCCGAGGACGAGGCCCACGCCATCGAGGATGGCGAGGAGGCGGGCCCCACTCCGCCCCACTCGCGCCCACGTCTGGACGACGAACCGGACGAAATCAGCAGCGACGAGGTCGAGGACGCCGAGGTCTCCGCCAGCAGCGCCGCCCAGCTCGTCGAGGACGAGGACGACCTCCAGGAAGCCGACGCGGACCCCATCCCCGACGAGAACGAGGGCCCCCCGCCCGAGCCGCTCTCCTCGACGCTGAACCCCTGGTTCGCCCAGCTCGCCCACGGCTACTGTCCACCGGAAGGCACTCAGTTCGCGCGCCACACGCCCCCCACCACCTTCCCAGGGCGGGACGACGACGCGGATCCATCCCGAACGCCCTCCGCCCCCCGTGCACCAGGCGTCGTTCGTGGCAAGGGCTCGTGA